In one Candidatus Cloacimonadota bacterium genomic region, the following are encoded:
- the dnaK gene encoding molecular chaperone DnaK, translating into MSKIIGIDLGTTNSCVAVMEGGKPTVIPNSEGGRTTPSVVGFTKDGEILVGQLAKHQLVTNPQNTVYSVKRFMGRKVNEVKQEESEVSFKIKGDSKGEVVIEIPNQKKDFTPQEISAFILKKMKETAEEYLGTKVDKAVITVPAYFNDAQRQATKDAGKIAGLEVDRIINEPTAAALAYGLEKKKDEKIAVYDFGGGTFDISILEIGEGVVEVLSTNGDTHLGGDDFDKKIIDWIVSEFKKSDGIDISKDPMAMQRIREASEKAKIELSGTQSTNINLPYITADSSGPKHLSLNLSRSEFNRMIDDLIERSITPCKSAMKDSKLDVSEIDEVILVGGSTRVPAVQEAVKNFFKKEPNKSVNPDEVVAIGASIQGGILSGDEDLKDILLLDVTPLSLGIETLGGVMTKLIERNTTIPVKKSQIFSTAADNQTAVSINVLQGEREMAAQNRTLGRFDLVGIPPAPRGMPQIEVTFDIDANGILHVSAVDKGTGKKQQIKIDKAGALSEDEIDKMVKEAEEHAQEDQKFKELVELRNHLDTMIFSTEKSLKEYGDKLKDNEKTEIEEAIKAAKEKLDSQDVEVLKKAKADFEQKAQKLGEIVYQETMNQQKQQQQQEEPGGQDQTQQQESQTQQESTDNEAVDADFEVVDDEENK; encoded by the coding sequence ATGAGTAAAATAATAGGAATAGACTTAGGAACGACCAACAGTTGTGTGGCTGTTATGGAAGGTGGAAAACCTACCGTAATTCCAAACTCAGAAGGTGGAAGAACAACACCCTCGGTGGTTGGTTTTACAAAAGACGGTGAAATACTAGTTGGTCAGTTAGCAAAACATCAATTAGTAACCAATCCCCAGAATACGGTTTACTCGGTAAAACGTTTCATGGGTAGAAAAGTAAATGAGGTAAAGCAGGAAGAATCTGAAGTAAGCTTCAAGATCAAGGGTGACAGCAAAGGTGAAGTTGTCATAGAGATACCGAACCAGAAAAAAGATTTCACCCCTCAGGAAATCTCTGCATTTATCCTAAAAAAAATGAAAGAGACTGCTGAGGAATATCTCGGTACGAAAGTCGATAAAGCAGTCATAACTGTCCCGGCATACTTTAATGATGCTCAAAGACAGGCAACCAAAGATGCCGGCAAGATCGCTGGTTTGGAAGTTGATCGTATCATCAACGAGCCTACTGCTGCAGCACTTGCATACGGTCTTGAAAAGAAAAAAGATGAAAAAATCGCAGTATATGACTTTGGTGGCGGTACCTTTGATATTTCCATATTGGAAATTGGTGAAGGCGTTGTCGAAGTGCTTTCAACAAATGGAGACACTCACCTCGGTGGAGATGACTTTGATAAGAAGATCATCGACTGGATTGTAAGCGAATTTAAGAAAAGCGACGGTATCGACATTTCTAAAGATCCTATGGCAATGCAGCGAATTCGTGAAGCTTCAGAAAAAGCAAAGATCGAACTAAGTGGAACTCAATCCACAAACATCAATCTGCCGTATATAACTGCAGACAGCAGCGGTCCGAAACACCTTTCTTTGAACCTGTCCCGTTCTGAATTCAACAGAATGATAGACGACCTTATCGAGAGAAGTATCACACCTTGTAAATCAGCCATGAAAGATTCAAAACTCGATGTATCAGAGATCGATGAGGTTATCCTCGTAGGTGGTTCCACCCGAGTTCCCGCAGTTCAGGAAGCAGTGAAGAATTTCTTTAAGAAAGAGCCGAATAAGAGCGTGAATCCTGATGAAGTTGTTGCTATTGGTGCTTCTATACAGGGTGGTATCCTTTCCGGTGATGAAGACCTGAAAGACATCCTTCTTCTGGATGTGACTCCTCTCTCTCTTGGAATCGAAACCCTTGGCGGTGTGATGACAAAACTTATCGAAAGGAATACGACCATTCCAGTTAAGAAGAGCCAGATATTCTCAACTGCAGCAGATAACCAGACAGCAGTATCAATTAATGTATTACAGGGTGAACGTGAGATGGCAGCTCAGAACAGAACGCTTGGTCGTTTTGATCTTGTTGGGATCCCACCAGCACCACGCGGAATGCCGCAAATCGAAGTTACTTTCGACATCGACGCAAACGGTATTCTTCATGTTTCTGCAGTTGATAAGGGCACTGGTAAGAAGCAGCAGATCAAGATCGATAAAGCTGGCGCGCTTTCTGAAGACGAGATCGATAAAATGGTCAAAGAAGCTGAGGAACACGCCCAGGAAGACCAGAAATTCAAAGAGTTGGTCGAACTTCGAAATCATCTCGATACCATGATCTTCAGCACCGAAAAATCACTAAAAGAATACGGTGATAAGCTGAAAGACAACGAAAAGACGGAGATCGAAGAAGCGATCAAAGCTGCAAAAGAAAAACTTGATTCGCAGGATGTTGAAGTGCTTAAGAAAGCAAAAGCTGACTTCGAACAGAAAGCTCAAAAACTTGGTGAAATCGTCTACCAGGAAACCATGAATCAACAGAAACAACAGCAGCAACAGGAAGAACCTGGCGGTCAAGATCAGACTCAGCAACAGGAATCTCAAACACAGCAGGAATCAACTGATAATGAAGCTGTCGATGCAGATTTCGAAGTTGTTGATGACGAAGAAAATAAATAA
- the hrcA gene encoding heat-inducible transcription repressor HrcA, which translates to MENNISNNESSLSQRQKKLLRAIILEYLRNAQAVGSKILSECYDFDLSSATIRNEMAVLAQMGFIEQPHTSAGRMPTEKGYKFYINDIIDFDNNIPEQKIKLMQQLLSENYQNLDRMLGALHRFLAKTSGQLSIIAEPDYSLGILRSIQIFKIEGKKLLIVVNFEGGIEKTFTLQDTYSLSDAQINALTRYVNTRIAEKPIHKIDKISLNDLNLDPHKKAFLFDILFEIKKIIQQVKQYNIRFEGEVGFLNQPEFNSQEKIVQLLKIIERKRDFLDIFQQYGSEDYTILMGDEIKGEEFKDLVLIFGKYQVMDLPGFIGILGTKRMDYRENIPMICFASRMITEMTTRGTVMPCHAV; encoded by the coding sequence ATGGAAAATAATATATCTAATAATGAATCATCCTTAAGTCAAAGGCAGAAAAAACTGCTTCGGGCCATTATTCTTGAATATCTCAGGAATGCTCAGGCAGTTGGTTCCAAGATACTTTCGGAATGTTATGATTTCGATCTCAGTTCTGCTACGATCCGAAATGAGATGGCAGTGCTGGCTCAAATGGGATTCATCGAGCAACCTCATACATCTGCCGGTAGGATGCCAACAGAAAAAGGGTATAAATTTTATATTAATGATATCATTGATTTTGATAATAATATCCCGGAACAAAAGATAAAGCTGATGCAGCAACTTCTCTCGGAAAATTATCAAAATCTCGATAGGATGCTTGGTGCACTCCATCGATTCCTTGCAAAAACATCAGGTCAACTCAGTATCATAGCTGAACCGGATTATTCGCTTGGGATTCTTCGATCTATACAGATCTTTAAGATCGAAGGAAAAAAACTGCTCATTGTCGTAAATTTTGAAGGTGGTATCGAAAAGACGTTCACCTTGCAGGACACGTATTCCCTTTCAGATGCTCAGATCAATGCTCTTACCCGTTATGTCAATACAAGAATTGCTGAAAAGCCAATCCATAAAATTGATAAGATCAGCTTGAATGACCTGAATCTTGATCCCCATAAAAAAGCGTTTCTCTTTGATATTCTCTTTGAGATTAAAAAGATCATCCAGCAAGTGAAGCAATACAATATCAGGTTCGAAGGTGAAGTGGGATTTTTAAATCAACCTGAATTCAACTCACAAGAGAAGATCGTACAACTACTCAAGATAATCGAAAGAAAAAGAGATTTCCTCGATATCTTCCAGCAGTATGGTTCGGAGGATTATACGATCCTTATGGGTGATGAGATCAAAGGTGAAGAGTTCAAAGACCTCGTACTCATCTTCGGCAAATATCAGGTAATGGATCTTCCGGGATTTATTGGAATACTCGGCACCAAACGTATGGATTACCGTGAGAACATTCCAATGATCTGCTTTGCTTCACGCATGATAACCGAGATGACCACACGTGGTACTGTCATGCCATGCCATGCGGTTTAA
- the grpE gene encoding nucleotide exchange factor GrpE codes for MPKKKQDNDIEMEQDMKQEQVQDTIDILQEEIETLKEEVTSYKDRWLRSAAEFENFRRRNEKDRIDWIKNANKELITELINVYEHLEMAMKSADTDKVPENFQKGIIMVHDQLKDLLEKYGLKRIEAVGVEFDPQYHQAIICTPKEGFDDNIIFDCIQSGYTLNDKVLRPARVAVAKAPEEYSDEDQEYFEDKVDDDSIKINAKKKKNNNEEN; via the coding sequence ATGCCCAAAAAGAAACAAGATAATGATATAGAAATGGAACAGGACATGAAACAAGAACAGGTACAGGATACGATCGATATCTTACAAGAAGAGATCGAGACTTTGAAAGAAGAAGTGACATCCTACAAAGATAGATGGTTGAGAAGCGCTGCTGAATTTGAAAACTTCCGCCGCCGTAACGAAAAAGACCGCATCGATTGGATAAAGAACGCCAATAAGGAACTCATCACTGAACTCATCAATGTCTATGAGCATCTCGAAATGGCCATGAAATCTGCAGATACCGATAAAGTACCAGAAAATTTTCAGAAAGGCATCATTATGGTTCATGATCAACTGAAAGACCTTCTTGAAAAATACGGACTCAAACGAATCGAGGCTGTGGGTGTCGAATTTGATCCTCAATATCACCAGGCGATCATCTGTACTCCAAAAGAAGGCTTCGATGATAATATTATTTTCGATTGTATTCAAAGCGGATATACATTGAACGACAAAGTGCTGCGACCTGCCAGAGTGGCTGTTGCAAAAGCTCCTGAAGAGTATTCTGATGAAGATCAGGAATATTTCGAAGACAAGGTCGATGATGATTCGATCAAAATAAATGCAAAAAAGAAGAAAAATAATAATGAAGAAAATTAG
- a CDS encoding endonuclease, which produces MKLGISLILISIIIQISLFAEIPAGYYDSASGLSGTDLKNALHDIIDNNTNTNYDASSTGARGQMYAYFDNHGNTVTCVYTGYAVAHTEGTYSAPSGINCEHTFCQSWFQGIPEQAIAKADIHHLFPVEEGVNSSRSNYPMDNVNTITHTYNSAGDYYSYLGTNTLGDTVFEPDDEHKGDAARALLYFSVRYEMDLTQGGVDMLSTLISWNNADGVSTLEQNRNDDIYDYQGNRNPFIDHPTYVESIWGNTPTDITPPIITNIFVQSSTILYVHFSESVDETTSETTTNYSIDNGIGNPSGATRGVASNNSIVELTVPALSRGVTYNLTVNNVKDLNDNTIEDGYHRKYQVLEQGDIVLLGMNTSDPDDFTFLTTVDILNGTQITFSDNGWKSTGSFYEYEGWMKYIFPEDLPALTIINYSENESSGDFIDKTGNFEFSTSGDQLLIFQGDSDTPLFVYGLNIEGNAVWQADASSSNTSALPAGLTNGTTACAVQEYDNVKYNGATDFSSRAACLSTVSNASNWIGNNTTGYDLTSFGDFTLPVELSSFTAQYLDNKPTLYWSTQSETDNAGWLVYRNNENNFTSAQCISELISGYGTTTQTQAYIYNDETDISMGETYYYWLESIDYGGTIHHYDRIAQLFIPQDPDPNNSIPIPNIYTTNAYPNPFSDVTQISFNSKETGYVVLEIFNVKGELVKRFDNRFLSTDEKVMYIWDGKDGKGKPVKNGMYFYSLILNDKDISDGKIIFLQ; this is translated from the coding sequence ATGAAATTGGGCATATCGCTGATACTTATCAGCATCATAATACAAATCTCGCTATTCGCAGAAATTCCTGCAGGATACTACGATTCTGCTTCGGGTTTGTCCGGAACAGATCTTAAAAACGCGCTGCATGATATCATAGATAATAATACAAATACAAACTATGATGCTTCATCAACGGGCGCTCGTGGGCAAATGTACGCATATTTTGATAATCATGGTAATACTGTTACATGTGTTTATACTGGCTATGCTGTGGCTCATACGGAAGGGACATATAGTGCACCGAGTGGTATAAATTGCGAGCATACATTCTGTCAGAGTTGGTTTCAGGGCATTCCAGAACAAGCAATTGCAAAAGCAGACATTCATCATTTATTCCCTGTTGAAGAAGGTGTGAATTCTTCCCGAAGTAATTATCCTATGGATAATGTTAATACGATAACGCATACATATAACTCTGCAGGAGATTATTATAGTTATTTAGGTACAAACACCTTGGGTGATACGGTTTTCGAGCCTGACGATGAACATAAGGGTGATGCAGCACGAGCATTGCTGTATTTTTCCGTACGATACGAAATGGACCTCACACAAGGAGGGGTGGACATGTTGAGTACTCTTATTTCATGGAATAATGCTGATGGGGTTAGTACTCTTGAACAGAACAGGAACGATGATATCTATGACTACCAGGGAAATAGAAATCCTTTTATCGATCATCCAACATATGTAGAATCAATTTGGGGAAACACTCCAACGGATATTACTCCTCCTATAATAACGAATATTTTTGTGCAATCATCAACGATACTATATGTTCACTTCTCGGAATCCGTGGATGAAACGACATCGGAAACAACGACCAATTACTCGATTGATAACGGAATCGGTAATCCGTCAGGAGCTACAAGAGGTGTTGCAAGCAATAACTCGATTGTAGAACTGACTGTTCCAGCTCTTTCAAGAGGTGTTACCTATAACCTAACTGTGAACAATGTAAAGGATCTCAATGATAATACAATTGAGGATGGGTATCATAGGAAGTACCAGGTTTTAGAACAAGGTGATATTGTATTACTTGGTATGAATACCTCTGATCCGGATGATTTTACTTTCCTCACAACGGTTGATATCCTAAATGGAACTCAAATTACATTTTCAGATAATGGCTGGAAAAGTACCGGATCATTTTATGAATACGAAGGTTGGATGAAATATATATTTCCTGAAGATTTACCAGCACTTACAATTATTAATTATTCAGAGAATGAATCTTCTGGTGATTTCATAGATAAAACAGGAAATTTCGAATTTTCGACTTCAGGAGATCAACTTTTAATATTTCAGGGTGATTCTGACACCCCGCTTTTTGTATATGGTCTAAACATTGAAGGTAACGCTGTTTGGCAAGCGGATGCATCATCCTCGAATACTTCCGCATTACCAGCAGGTTTAACTAACGGCACAACTGCTTGCGCGGTTCAGGAATATGATAATGTGAAGTATAATGGAGCAACAGATTTTAGTTCAAGAGCAGCATGTCTCTCAACAGTGAGTAATGCATCGAACTGGATTGGAAATAACACAACAGGTTACGATCTTACCAGCTTTGGAGATTTTACCCTTCCGGTCGAACTCAGTTCCTTTACTGCTCAGTATCTGGACAATAAACCAACTCTTTACTGGTCCACCCAATCGGAAACCGATAATGCCGGATGGCTGGTTTATAGGAATAATGAAAATAATTTTACATCTGCACAGTGTATATCCGAGCTGATCTCGGGATACGGCACCACAACACAAACTCAAGCATACATTTATAATGATGAAACAGACATCTCAATGGGAGAAACATACTACTATTGGCTGGAAAGCATCGATTATGGTGGGACGATCCATCATTATGACCGAATTGCTCAGCTTTTCATTCCACAAGATCCTGACCCCAATAATTCTATTCCAATCCCCAACATTTATACAACGAATGCTTATCCAAACCCATTCTCTGATGTAACCCAGATCTCTTTCAATTCAAAAGAAACAGGATATGTTGTGCTCGAGATATTTAATGTAAAAGGTGAGTTGGTCAAACGTTTTGATAATAGATTCTTGAGTACTGATGAAAAGGTTATGTATATTTGGGATGGGAAAGATGGAAAAGGAAAACCTGTGAAGAATGGGATGTATTTTTACTCATTGATC